From one Luteipulveratus mongoliensis genomic stretch:
- a CDS encoding class II aldolase/adducin family protein: MPTTWSPELVSPDLLDLTHTLGEPARDLAVLAEGNTSELLDDGRLVVKASGANLASATAEDFVVVDVAEVMAVVESPDSTQSELSAVLVASDGVRRASIETVVHAAVHAAAGGARFIGHTHPTDVVGLLASVRAKEAWQQLVYSDEAVVVGRPLFVPYASPGLALGRTYLGALRSYVAEHDALPQLVLLANHGIVAIAPTAVGVEAVSTMAVKGALVRATAYAVGGLAPLTDEQVTTFFARDDIAARRTDLAYGRPSLVEPGERPGASPSRNQATAEIESPQMAPGFDSGSPSGSPGSTNGVAAQPRGGCPVRWGASPWMGCCADCALPHLIGQCTACNDTRSPATAPCGGAESPRPALALPPAQPTGWATPMTTFSEGGIHHD, translated from the coding sequence ATGCCGACCACCTGGTCGCCGGAGCTCGTCAGCCCCGACCTGCTCGATCTCACCCACACGCTCGGTGAGCCCGCGCGGGACCTGGCCGTGCTCGCCGAGGGCAACACCTCCGAGCTGCTCGACGACGGCCGACTCGTCGTGAAGGCGTCCGGCGCCAACCTCGCTTCGGCGACCGCGGAGGACTTCGTGGTCGTTGACGTGGCCGAGGTGATGGCGGTGGTTGAGTCGCCGGACTCCACGCAGTCCGAGCTCAGCGCGGTGCTCGTCGCATCCGACGGCGTGCGGCGCGCGTCCATCGAGACGGTCGTCCACGCCGCGGTCCACGCGGCCGCCGGCGGCGCGCGCTTCATCGGTCACACCCACCCGACGGACGTCGTCGGGCTGCTCGCGAGCGTGCGCGCGAAGGAGGCCTGGCAGCAGCTCGTCTACTCCGATGAGGCCGTCGTGGTCGGCCGCCCGCTGTTCGTCCCGTACGCCTCGCCCGGCTTGGCCCTCGGCCGCACCTACCTCGGTGCCCTGCGCTCGTACGTCGCCGAGCACGATGCTCTCCCGCAGCTCGTCCTCCTGGCCAACCACGGCATCGTCGCGATCGCGCCCACTGCGGTCGGCGTCGAGGCGGTCTCGACTATGGCGGTCAAGGGCGCCCTGGTGCGAGCGACGGCATACGCCGTGGGTGGTCTCGCCCCGCTGACCGACGAGCAGGTCACGACGTTCTTCGCGCGCGACGACATCGCCGCGCGCCGCACCGACCTCGCCTACGGGCGACCCTCGTTGGTTGAGCCGGGCGAGCGCCCTGGCGCGAGCCCGAGTCGAAACCAGGCGACCGCGGAGATCGAGTCTCCCCAGATGGCACCAGGTTTCGACTCGGGCTCGCCTAGCGGCTCGCCCGGCTCAACCAACGGGGTGGCGGCTCAACCGAGGGGAGGGTGTCCCGTCAGGTGGGGCGCGAGTCCGTGGATGGGGTGCTGCGCAGACTGTGCACTGCCCCATCTCATAGGGCAGTGCACAGCATGCAACGACACCCGTTCGCCGGCGACGGCCCCATGTGGTGGGGCGGAGTCGCCGCGACCTGCGCTAGCGCTCCCGCCGGCTCAACCAACGGGATGGGCGACTCCAATGACCACGTTCTCTGAAGGGGGCATCCACCATGACTGA